Proteins from a single region of Carettochelys insculpta isolate YL-2023 chromosome 17, ASM3395843v1, whole genome shotgun sequence:
- the TOMM34 gene encoding mitochondrial import receptor subunit TOM34 has protein sequence MAPAARVSELRRAGNEQFRNGQYSQAAALYSQALRLLQAAGEKNVEEESVLYSNRAACYLKDGNCSLCVKDCSVALDLVPFGIKPLLRRAAAYEALERYQLAYVDYKTVLQVDCTVQAAHDGVNRMTKALLEKDGLEWRQKLPPIPPVPLSAQRRWDFPPAESQEAAQKHKPNEPASLEKQVPTAAMIERAKTLKQEGNELVKTGNYKKAIEKYSESLKLSNQESATYTNRALCYLSLKQYKEAIQDCTEALELDAKNIKAFYRRAQAFKELKDYKSSLADITSLLKIEPKNTAAQKLLQELNRNLK, from the exons ATGGCCCCCGCGGCCCGGGTCTCCGAGCTGCGCCGCGCCGGGAACGAGCAGTTCCGCAACGGGCAGTACAGCCAGGCGGCCGCGCTTTACAGCCAGGCGCTGCGGCTGCTGCAGGCGGCAG GAGAGAAGAATGTTGAGGAAGAGAGCGTCCTTTATTCAAATCGAGCTGCCTGCTATTTGAAGGATGGAAATTGTAGTCTCTGTGTTAAGGACTGTTCGGT TGCACTGGACCTGGTCCCTTTTGGAATCAAACCCCTACTGAGGCGGGCAGCAGCCTATGAAGCCCTGGAGAGGTACCAGCTGGCATATGTGGACTACAAGACTGTATTACAGGTTGATTGCACTGTACAGGCTGCACATGATGGTGTCAACAG AATGACAAAAGCCCTGTTGGAGAAGGATGGCCTCGAGTGGCGCCAGAAGCTCCCACCAATCCCTCCAGTTCCTCTTTCTGCTCAGCGAAGATGGGACTTtcctcctgcagaaagccaggaggctgCCCAAAAACACAAGCCGAATGAACCCGCATCTCTGGAAAAACAAG TGCCTACTGCTGCTATGATTGAAAGAGCAAAAACTTTGAAGCAAGAAGGAAATGAACTTGTGAAGACAGGGAACTACAAAAAAGCTATTGAAAAGTACAGCGAGAGTCTAAAActcagtaatcaggaaagtgcaACTTACACCAATAG AGCTCTTTGTTACTTGTCTCTGAAGCAGTACAAGGAAGCAATACAAGACTGCACAGAGGCTCTGGAGTTAGATGCTAAAAATATTAAGGCATTTTACAGACGTGCTCAAGCATTTAAAGAACTAAAG GATTACAAATCAAGCCTGGCCGACATCACCAGCCTCCTGAAAATTGAACCAAAGAATACAGCTGCACAGAAGCTACTGCAAGAATTGAACAGGAActtaaaataa